The genomic region TCAGTTTTCGCGCAGAAAATATTTCTGTTAGCATTGCCAGCTTGTTACGGATTGAAAAGAGGTGCAGTCATGAAGAATGCTTTCGTCTTTGCCATGGTCTGTGCGCTGGCGTCTTTCGCCGCGGGGCAGGAAAAGAAGAACGTACAAGTCCCCGCCGTCACGCGCGTGGTCCGTTGCGGCGCGCTGATCCAGCCCGATGGCGCACAGGTGCAGCACAACGTGCTCATCACGATTCAGGGCGAGCGCATCAAGGAAGTCAAAGAAGGCGGCGTGGCGTCCGCCGGAGTTCCGGTGATTGACCTCTCTGACCACACCTGCCTGCCGGGAATGATTGACGCGCACACTCACACCTTGCTGCAAGGCGACATCACCGCCGAAGATTACGACGTGCAGTTGCTGAAGCAAACGTCAGCCTATCGCGCGATCCTGGGTACGCGTTCGGTGAAGCGCGCCTTGGAATACGGCTTTACCACCATCCGTGATCTGGAGACCGAAGGCGCGGGCTACGCCGACGTGGACCTGAAGAAAGCCATCAACAACGGCGTGATTCCCGGCCCGCGCATGAAAGTGGTCACGCGCGCCATGGACGTGACCGGCGCGTATCCGCTGCTGGGTTATTCCCCGGAAGTCCCGGTGCCGCACGGCGTGCAGGTAGTGGACGGGCCGGACAACGCGCGCAAGGCCGTCCGCGAGCAGATCAGCTACGGCGCTGACTGGATCAAGATTTACTCCGACCGCAGTTACTTCCTGCGTCCTGACGGCGTGCTGGACGACATACCCACCTTCACCATGGACGAGCTGCGGGCCATTGTGGATGAGACGCATCGCCAGCGGCACAAGGTGGCGTCGCACGCCATGGCGCTCAACGGCGTCCACAATTCGGTGGAAGCCGGCGTGGATTCCATTGAACACGGCAACTACATCGCTGACGCCGACCTGAAAACCATGGCGCAAAAAGGCATCTATTACGTTCCCACCATTTATGTGGGCGAGTATGTGGCGCAGGGCCGCGCCGACGCCGGAGCCAAGGTCTGGCTGGAGATGATCAAGGTCCATGCTGACACCTTTACTCGCGCGCTTCATGCCGGCGTGAAGATTGCCTTCGGAACAGACGTAGGCGGTTTCGATTGGGGCATCAATCCGGCGGTGGAGTTCCCGTACATGGTCAAGTACGGCATGACTCCGGCCCAGGCCATCCGCTCAGCGACGATGACAGCCGCGGAGCTGCTGGACATGCAGAATGACGTGGGCAGCATCGCGCCCGGCAAGTTCGCCGACCTGGTGGCCGTGAAGGGCGACCCCCTGGCGGACATTACTCTGCTGCAGAAAGTGGACTTCGTCATGAAAGGCGGCGAGGTTTACAAGTCTTTCATGCATTAAGGCTCGGGCATTGAGTCTTGGGCGCGTTGAGCTTGTGCGCATTGAAGCAAAAATTTAACCGGCAAAAGGCGCAACTTCTTGACCATGGCGCGAATCTATTACGTGAATGCTGCTGCTATGGACCATTGTCGCGCTGGGCTGGCTGGCGATTGCGTTATTGGCAGCCGCGCTGTTTCGCCTGGCATCTTACGCTGATAAGAAAGTGCGCCGTGACCGGGCCAAGGGCAGCGTTCAGCGCATCGTCATCACAAACAGGGGCGCGGAGTCTCGCCACAGACCGGCCGCATAAATACTGAAAACCAAGCATCTTCTTTACCGCGCATTTCTTGCGCGGCGCATTTCAATTTCTCGTTCATATCCGTTCAAGGAAAACCGCTGGCGACGCTGGGCGCTTTCTTGCCGCCCAGCGTCACCAGAAATTATTTCCTCTCAAGCAGCGGCACGGGACAAAAGCAAATCCTGGATAAAACAAACACGATAATCGGGATCAATGTATGTTGGCGCATTTCGTCGTCTGCTCAAGGTTGAGGGTTGTTGTTTGCGCCCGGCACTTGGCGCGCTGGCAATCAGAAGCGCAACACCACGCCTCCGCCGGCGAACAGGTTGTGGCGAACTTTGATTCCGATGGTGTTCAGGTTAGGGACGCCGGTGTAGAAGTCGCGTACTTCCACGCGAAAGGCCACCGGCAGCAGCGGAGGATGAAAGTCCGCTCCGGCGCCGCCCTGCACGGCGCTCTTGGTGGAGCCCTTCACCGTGGTAGTCGCCCCGCCCACTGTGGTGCTGCTGGGATTGAAGTGGACCAGGCCTCCGCCCGCGGAGATCCATGGACTGAAGACGGACTTGGACGCAATCTTCAGCCGCAGCGCCGGAGTGAAGAAGATGGAACTGTAGCTCTTCACCGCGGTCAGGTTGCTGGTGGTGAGATCGGTGGACGGAGTCGCCACCAGGGGAAATTCCAGGTGCAACGCCGCTGCGGAAACGTCCGCCAGTTCCGTGGCGTAGTTGGCTTCAAAGGCGAAGGTCTTGGAGAACGTGGTTTGGTTGGTGGTGGCCCCAACGGAAGGCGTGATTTTTCCTCCCGCTGAAAACGCCAGTTCGTTTTTCTGCGCAAGACTGCTGGCGCACAGGGCCAGCAGAAAGGTAGACAAGCAAAGGATTTTCCTCATTGACACACTCCCTCTTGTCCGGCTTAGACGCAGCCGGCATTTCTGAGGATGTTTCAAACTGTTGACTCGAAAGGACATGTCCGGACCAAGCGCGGCTGTTGCCCCTCCAGGACTTGCCTGTGAGGAATGGAATGGCCCATCCAAACTCGCAAGCGGTTTGGAGCGAAGGGACAGCTAAGGGAAGAGTCTCTTGGTCGTCGTCGATACAACCATGCAGCCAATCTTCGCGACGGCGAGGCCGGCTTGCGCGCCGAGCCGAGCCGCGTCAGATGCTTGAGAATGTCTGCCCCATCCAAACTCGCAAGCGGTTTGGAGCGAAGCGACAACTAAGGAAGATTCACTTGGTCGTAAGAATCCAAGACGGAGAAACCACTTCAGCAAAAGGAGAGTTGGTGATGGCGGTCAGCGTGCCGTCCGTGCCGTTGATGGTAAAAACAGCCACGCTCCTGGCGTTCACGTTGGAGACGAAGAGGAACGTGTTGGTGAAATCCACGGTCAGGAACCCTGGCTGGGCGGAATTGGTGATACCGGCGGCCTTGGTGCTGAACGGAGATCCCACATCTTCCGTGAGCACGCCGGCCTTGATGGTGTAGGCGGAAACATTGTCAGAGTCGCGATTGGACGCGTAGAGGAATTGTCCACTGGGGTCCACCGTCACCGCTACGGGAGTTGTGCCGGTGGCCACCGGCGAACCAACGGGAGAGAGAACGCCGGTGTTAGCGGCAACCGAAAAGCTCACCACTTTGTTGTTCACCGCATCAACCGCAAAAAGAAATTGCCCTTTGGGGTCCATGGCTATTCCCATCACGTTGGCCCCTGCGCCCGCCGAGACTGGCGCGCCTATGGAAGTAAGGGCGCCGCCGGCCCCAATGGTAAAGCCGGAAACCGTGGACAATGTGCCGTTGGCCACATACAGCGCGGGCGAAGTCGGAGACACCACCAGAAATTGCGGATTCGCCAGTGTGGGAAACGGCGAACCGGCAATTTGCGTGAGCAGACCGCGCGCGGGGTCAATGCTGAAAACGGAAATGCTGGCCGCCACCGTGGCCGACCCCTGATTGAGCACGAAGAGGAATTGTCCGGTGGAGTCTATTCCCACGCCAATGGGAGCCGTGCCCACCGGCGAAGGCGCCACGGCTGTACCCACCGGCGTAAGCACCCCGGTCGTGCGGTCAAGGTTGAACCCGGAGACCGTGTTGGAGGTCAGGTTGGCTACATAGATAAAGTCCTTGGTGGGATGAAGCACCATGGCTACCGGACGCGGGTTGGTGGCGAAGTTGGAAAGCGGGAGCGCCGAAAGTTCTCCGTCGCCAAGCATATTGAGACCAATAATGTTGTTCGACCCCTGGCCCACCATGTAGAGCAGCCCGATTTTGGCCGGCCCGCTGGAGCCGCCGCAACCTACCACCGCAACCGCGGCCATCACCAGCAATAAGAAAAGAATAAGTGCCTTCGTTTTCATGATGCCTCTTCTTGAGTAAGAGAACTTGCAGCACGCCACATCCCTGGAACGCTCGCGGACCCTGGGACTTGCCTGGAAATGCATGATTAGCTGCAGAACAGTCTAGCCGTTTACCCGCATTCTGGCCAAATGGGAAGGCCGGGACTGCTTGCGCGTTACATGCGGAAAGCGACCAGGATGGCGCCCTCCACCTCCACCGGATCGCCGTTCAGCAGAAATGGTTTGTACTTCCACTCTTTGACAGCGTCCATAGCCGCTTGCGCCAGGATAGGATGGCCCGAAACCAGCCTTAGGTTGTGCACATTGCCCTCTTTATCTATAGTGACGAGCATCCGCACGTCCCCCTGAATGTGCGCAACCCGGGCCATCGGCGGATACTTGGGCTCCACCTTCTGGAGGATCATGCCTTCCAGGACTCCCGGGGCAATGCGCAGCCGTTTGACCTGCGGCGCTGCCGCGCCTGGTTCGTTCGAAGGCAATGGCGTTTCTGACGGCTGCGGCGCCAGCTGCGAAGATACAAGTTTGAATCTGACCACCACCCGGGTTTCTACTTCAACGGCCTCGCCATTGAGGAGATACGGTCGGTATTCCCACTGCTTCACCGCCTTGATGGCGGCTGCGCGCAGGCGCGGGTCTTCGGTTACGGCTGGGTCAGGCGGCAGACCTTCGCGCGACACGGGCGCGACCTCAACCACCTTGCCTTGCTTATCCACGATGACGCGCAGAACTATGTCGCCCGCCACATGCTCGGCGCGCGCCCCTTCCGGATACTCCGGCTCAGCGCGATGCGTCAGCAGTCCCTCGGAAACTCCCAGCGAGACACGCAGACGCTGCGGCTTTGGGGCTTCGCTCTGTTGTTGCAGCGCGCTCAGATGCCAAGGCGACAATAAGGCGGTAGCGATGGCCAATAAACACAGGATTTTCATAGCGTCCAAAAGCTTGCAGCAAAGCCTTCTAGGTGTCAATTGCGCCCCCGGGCCGGGGGCTTTCTGGTAGCATTTTGGGCATGAAACGCCTACTGATCATCGCTGGTATTGTGGTGGGAGTGCTGTTGCTGGCAGCCTTGTTGGTGCCGCTCTTCGTGAACGTGGATACCTTCCGTCCGCAGCTGGAACAAACGCTTTCCGCGGGGCTGAACCGCCCGGTGCACATCGGGAAGCTGGAGGCTTCCATCTTCAGCGGTGGAGCCGCGGCCAACGACATTTCGATCAGCGACGATCCTGCGTTCAGCAAGTCGCCATTCCTGCAGGCGTCCTCCGTCAAGATCGGGCTGCATCTGATGCCGCTGATCTTCTCCAAAAAGCTGGAAGTGACGTCCGTATCGGTGGTGAAGCCGGAGATCGTCCTGCTCAAGAACGCCGCCGGCAAGTGGAACTACTCCACAGTAGGAAGTTCCAAGCCCAGCGCACAGCCCACGCCGACAACCTCTGCTTCCATGGATATCTCGGTGGAGAAATTTGAAATCGTGGACGGCAAAATGCGCGTGGGCCACGCAGGAGGACAAGCCAAGGAAAGCGTGTACGAGAACGTGAACCTGGTAGCCAAGAGCATCTCGCTCTCGAGCGCCATGCCATTCACCTTTAGCGCCAACACGCCCGGCGGAGGCGCGCTCAAGCTGGAAGGCCAGGCCGGCCCGGTGAACCAAAGCGACGCAAGCCGCACGCCGCTGGACGCGCAGATCAAGCTGGAACACGCGGACCTGGCAGCCACCGGATTCATTGATCCCAGCTCCGGCCTGGGCGGGATTTTGGATTTTGAAACCAAGCTGAAGTCCGACGGCCGCAAGCTGCATTCTGAAGGCAAGGCCAAGGCCGAGAAACTCAAAGTGGTACCGGGCAGCTCTCCCGCACAGGGCGCCGTGAGTCTGGACTACAGTTCCGATTTCGGGCTGGATTCAGAAACCGGGACGCTCAACGCCAACGTTCACAGCGGCAACAGCACCGCCAACGCCAGCGGCAGCCTGGACGCGCACGGCGCCGATACCCTGGCCCATTTGAAGATCCACGGCAAAGACATGGCGGTGAATGATCTGGTCGGGCTGCTGCCGGCCTTCGGCGTGGTGCTGCCCTCCGGCTCTTCGCTGAAAGGCGGGGTCCTCAACATGGACTTTAACGCGGAAGGGCCGCTGGACCGGCTGGTGATTACCGGCCCCTTGCGCATTACCGGAACCACCCTGACCGGCTACAACCTGAGCCAGAAATTGGGCGCGATCGCCTCCTTTACCGGCATCAAGTCCAGCAACGAGACTCTGATCCAGACGTTCAGCTCCGGGCTTCGCGTAGCTCCGGAAGGCATTCGCTCCGACAACCTGCTGCTGGATGTGCCTTCCATCGGAACGCTCACTGGCGACGGGACGATTGGCGCCAACAAGTCGCTGAATTTCAAGATGCGGCTCAAAGTATCCACCAGCGCCGGGGGCGTTATGGGGGCTGTGGGCGGACTTACTTCCGTGGCGTCGGCTAACGGTATCCCGTTCACCGTTTCAGGCGACACCACCAATCCGGTCTTCAAGCCTGCGCTGGGCGATGAACTCAAAGGCCTCAAGGGCAACCTGTTGGGCGGCGGCGCCAAGGGCGTGAAAGAGCAGCAACAGCAGGTGAAGGACGTGTTTGGCGGGTTCCTGGGTAAGAAGAAGCCGGATGCGTCACCCACACCCAAGAAATAAGGACATTAAGGAATCCCGTGCGGGGGACGCTGCGCTGCTACAATAAAGTGCATAAATCCACTTTTCCAGCGTTCGTCAGGAAGTTGCCATCATGAAGAAGTTGACTCTTAGTTTGGGAGTTTTAGCGCTGTTCGCCGTGGTCCTGCGGGCGGACAACATCGTGGACGAGATCATCGCCCGCGTGAATGACTCCATCATCACCCAGGCCGACTACAAAAAAGCCCAGAGCCAGTCCATGGAAGAGCTGAAACAGCAGTTCCCCGGCGACTGGCAAACCCGCTGGAGCCAGCAGCAGAAAGACCTGTTGCGCGAGCTGATTGACCGGCAGGTCCTGCTGGAACGCGGCAAAGAGATGGGCGTGACCGGCGAAACCGAAGTGGTCAAGCGGCTGAACGCCATGCGCCAGCAGATGAACCTGCCGGACATGGATTCCCTGGAGAGAGAAGCCCGCAAACAAGGCGTCTCCTTTGAGGATTTGAAGGAAGACATCCGCACCCGCGTGGTGACCGAACAAGTGATCGGCCAGGAAGTGGGCTCTCACCTTTCCATTACCAAGCAAGACATCCAGGACTTCTACGACAAACACCAGAAAGAGCTGCAGGGCGAGGAAGAAGTCAGCTTGAGTGAAATCCTGGTGGCCACCCAGGTCACTAAGCCTGAAGGCGGAGAGCAGAAAGACGCCCAGGGCAAACCTGTGCCGGACAAGCCTCTGCCGGAAGACCCGGCGCTGGTGGCCCAGGCGGAAGCCAAAGCCAACCAGATCCTGCAAATGCTCCGTGGCGGAGCGAAATTTGAGGACCTGGCCAAGCAATACTCGAATGGCACCACCGCGGCGCAGGGTGGTCCGCTGGGCAACTTCAAGCGCGGCGAACTGGCCAAAGATTTTGAAGACAAGACCTTCTCCCTCAAGCCCGGTGAATTTACTGATCTGGTCCGGACCAAGCAAGGCTTCCTCATCATGAAGGTCAACAGCCATCGTTCCGCCGGCGTGCCGCCGTTGAAGGAAATTGAAGAGAGAATCCGCCAGGCCATCTACTCGCAGAAACTGGAGCCTGCGGCGCGCACGTACCTGACCAAGCTGCGGGAGAAGTACTACATTGACGTGAAGACCGGATACGTTGACACCGGCGCCACCGCCAATCCCAACCGGCCCATCATGATGGCCGCGGCCGGCGATCCCGCCACGCGCCAGGGCAAATCAGGGCTGAAAAAAAAGAAGAAGTTCCTGCTGTTCTAGGAAAACAAACTCCTCTCGTCTCAGCGAATGCGATGATTGTCGCCGGACATCGCTCGCTTGGCTTCTGTGCCACGACAGGCTCTCGCAGATGCCGGACTGATGTACGTCCCTTTCGCGCTTGCATTCGCTGCTGGTGCATCTACAATATTCTGCCTATGAAACGAGCCTTGATCGCAGTGTTCCTGCTTCTGTCTCTTTGCGCCCTGGCGCAGCAACCTTCGGCGACGGTGGAGATCACCGCTGAGCCCCACCACCATCTGGTTATCGAAAACCTGTTTGTGCACGCCTACGCCGTGAATGTTGCTCCCAAGGAGACGTCCCTGATGCACCATCACGGGCGCGACTACCTTTCCATCTCGCTGGGCGACGCTGAGATCATCAACGCCAAAGAAGGCGCCGCGCCGGTGAACGCCAAATTCAAAGATGGCGACGTGCGTTTCACGCCGGCAGGCCTGGTCCATGCCGTCACCAATACCGCCGACCAGCCGTTTCGCAACGCCACCATTGAACTGATGCAGCCCACCACCAACCAGCATGCCTGCACCGAGGGGTGCTCGGTCCCGGTCCCGTGTGACGCGGCAGACAAAACCAAGTGCACCATGGTGACCAAGGCTTTCCAGTCAGACCAGTGGTCGGTCACCATCGTGACCATGCCGGCAGGGGCCAGTTACGCCCAGCACACGCACCTGGCAAATTATCTGGTGTTCTCCCTGAGCGACGGCGACGTGAAGGTCCGCGTCCAGGACGGTCCGGAAACCGCGGTCCACTACAAGCGTGGCGACCTCATCTGGAACAATCCGACGGTCCACAGCTTGAGCAACACGGGCGCCAGTACAGTGCGAGCGGCAGTGTTGGAGTTCCGCGGTCGACCCGCCGGTGAAGGCTCCGAGTCCATGGGGCCGGACACCAAGCCCAAGCCGCACGACCACCACTAGAACAGGCCGCAGCGCTCTGGCTGCTCCACATAATCGCCAATGACGGCGGATTCGAGCTAAATCGATCCGCCGGATTCGGCCTTTATGTCTTTTCAAGCGTGCTTTTGCTTTTAGGCTTGCTCTTCTTCAGGCTTGCCGGGCATAGCATTTTGTTTCTACAATATTTCATATATGCGAAAAACAGGGATCACGGTGCTGCTGGTATCGGCCCTTGCCGTCTGCGCGCAGCAGCCGCCAGTCGAGGTGGAGATCACCTCTGAACCCAGCCATCACCAGGTCTTGCAGAACGAATATGTTCGTGTTTTTGACGTGACTGTCTCGCCCAAAGCGACCACGCTGGTGCATATCCATCACAGCGACTACCTGTTCGTCACCCTGGGAGACGCCGACCTAATCAACGCCCGCACCGGCGCGAGCCCAGCGCCGTTGAAGCTTAAGGATGGTGAAACGCGTTTCACACCCGGTAACTTTTCTCACGCGGCCATCAACCTGAGCGAACGTCCTTTTCACAACCTGACCATTGAATTGCTGAAGCCGTCCACGGGCGTCAAGAATTGCACGGAAGCGTGCGCCATGCCTGTCGCGTGGTGCGCCGCAGCACCGGGCAAAGTCTGCCCCACCATCGAGCGGCGAATCTCGTCCGACCAATGGACGGTCATGTTCGTGACCATGCCGCCCGCCGCCGCCTTCGATAAGCACACCCACACCAAGCCTCACCTGGTGATCGCGGTATCTGATCTGGACTTGACGCAGCAGGTTGGAGAGGAAACCAGGCACACCAAAGTCCCAGCGGGCGGCTACGCCTGGGTCCCCGCCGGACTGACGCATACTTTGGTCAACAGCAGCACGACGACCGCGCGGTACGTCGCCATAGATTTCAACCCGGAGCAGAAATGACGGCGCCTGAAACCACTCTGCTGCCGGACTCTCCCCAGGCGCAGGCCTACAACCACACCAAGCGCTGGCTGGAAATCGGCGATCTCGCGCTGAGCTTTGGCTTTCTCATCGTGCTGCTGGCCACCGGATGGACCAACTCGCTGCGCGACGCGGCTTCCCGCCTGGGTGGTGAGTATTACGTGGTACGCCTGTTCTTTTATGTTCTGCTGCTCAGCATCCTGAGCAAGCTGCTGGGCCTGGCGCTGGATTTTTACAGCTTCCGCCTGGAGCATCGCTTCAACTTGTCAAACCAGGGCTTTGCTTCCTGGGTGCGCGACCAGATCAAGGGCTGGATTCTGGGCTTGGTGATCACCACCATGCTGGCGGAAATCGTGTACGCGCTGATTCGCGTCTCTCCGGAGAATTGGTGGTTCCTGGCCTGGCTGATTTTCATGGCCTTGTTCATCTTCTTTTACCAGGTGGCGCCGGTCCTGCTGTTCCCGCTGTTTTACAAGTTCGTTCCCCTGCAGAACGAAGAGCTCAAGGCCCGCCTGACGCGCCTGGGGGAACGCGCCGGAACGCGCGTCCGCGGCGTGTACGAGTGGAAACTCTCGGAGAAGAGCAAGAAAGCCAACGCGCTGATCGCCGGCCTGGGCAACACCCGCCGCATCATGCTGGCTGACACCCTGCTGCAGGATTACGACAACGATGAAATCGAAGCTGTGCTGGCGCATGAACTTGGCCACCAGGTCCACTCGCATATTTTGAAAGGCATCATCGTAGAAGCTCTGGTGACCCTGGCCGGGTTCTGGGCGGCAAGCGTGGTCCTGGAATATGCCATAGACCGCCAGCACATGTTCCTTTTCTTGACCGACTTTGCCAACCTGCCGCTCATGGTGCTGGTGTCCAGCCTGCTTTCGCTGATTCTGATGCCGGCGCTGAACGCCTACTCGCGTTTCACTGAGCGCCAGGCTGACATTTACTGCTGGAAGTCAGTCCCCAGCATTACCCCCTACATTACCGCCATGGAGAAGCTGAACAAACAGAACCTGAGTGAGAGCCATCCATCGCGACTGGTGGAGATACTCTTTCATTCCCATCCACCCATCGCCAAGCGGATCGCGGCGGCCCAGGAGTGGGCCAGGAAACACCGGCCCAGTCTAGCCACGTAGCCGCTTCTTCGTTTCAATAAACAACTTCAAAAACCCACACCGCCAACGTTGCCCCAGGGCGCGACTTGCGGTGTCTAAAGCAAGTAACATTGAGGGACTAGGGAAGTTGAAGGCCCGGCTGTGATCGAACAAATTCGCAAATACGTGAGCGAAAAGCGGCTGCTCCAGCCCGGAGACCGGGTGGCCGTGGCGGTGTCCGGCGGGGCCGATTCCGTCGCCCTTCTGCGCGCGCTGCTGGAGTTGCAGCATGAGTTGGGCCTGGTGCTCTCCGTCGCGCACTTTCACCACGGGATTCGCGGCGCGGAAGCCGATGCCGACCAGCAATTTGTGAGCGCGCTGGCCGACAAGTTCGGACTGGCCTTGCACGCGGGCTCGGGTGACGCTCCAGCCTTTGCGCGCGAACAAAAAGTCAGCCTGGAGACCGCCGCGCGCGAACTTCGCCACCAATGGTTCGCTCAACTGGTGCGCGCAGGCCACGCGGACAAGATCGCCACCGCGCACACGCTGGACGATCAGGCGGAGACCGTCCTGATGCGGATTGTGCGTGGCGCCGGCCCACGCGGGCTGGCGGGGATCGCGCCGTGGCAGCAGGAAAAGCACCTGGTCCGGCCGTTGCTCGAAATCAGCCGCCGCGAAGTTGAGGCCTATTTGAAGGCGATTGGCCAGCCGTGGCGCGAAGACGCAACCAACGCGGACCTGGCGCATACTCGCAATCGCGTGCGCCGGCTGCTGCTGCCCATGCTGGAGAAGGAATTCAATCCGGCCATCCGCCAAACGCTGGCCGATCTGGCGGAGCTGGCCCGCGGTGAGGCCGGCTATTGGGACGGTTTGTTACCAGGGTTATTGCCTCGGCTGGTTCATGAAGGCAAGCCCAGCCGCAGTGGCCGGTCATCGAGCGGAACGGCGGCCCAGACTTTAGCGGTGGACTTGGCCGCGCTCCAGCAATTGCCCGTGGCTGTGCAGCGGCAGGTGCTGCAGAGGACCGCGGAAAAACTCGGCGGGACAGTTGAATTCAAGCATGTCGAAGAGCTGATCGCCATGGTGCGCGACCAGCGTCGAGGCAAGCCCGTGGCCTTGCCCGGAGGGCTGGAAGCGGTATGCACCTTCCGCGAACTTCAGATCGGCCGCAGGCGCGATACGGGAAGCGGCGGTTACCAGTACGCTCTGGAAGTCCCTGGCCAAGTGAGCGTCCCGGAGCTGGGTTCAACGTTGCGCGCGCGGGTAATAACCCACGGGAGCCCTGCAAATTCGGGATATAATCCAGACTTGTTGCTGGATCGTGCCTTGCTCGCACCAGGATTGACTGTCAGAAACTGGCAAGCTGGAGACCGTTTTTTCCCGGCACATACCGGCTCCCCCAAGAAAGTAAAAGAATTGCTGCAAAGCGGACGGCTGGGCCAAACGCTGACCCAGGCTGAACGCAAGACGTGGCCGGTGGTTGAGAGCGCCGGACAGATCGTCTGGATGAAAGGGTTCGCCGTGCCGGAGGCCTTTGCCCATCATGCGGGAGAGGCCGTCCTGATCGAAGAAATCCATATGAACGCTGGGACAAACGATGAGCCATAGCCTCGCACAGCAGTACCCACGCGTAATTTTGTCAGCCGAGCAGATTCAGAAACGCGTACAGGAGATGGCCCGCCAGATCGCCCGGGACTTTGAGGGAAAAACCATCCACATGGTGGCGGTCATGGAAAACGGCTTCATCTTCATGGCTGACCTGGTGCGCGAACTTGACCTCCCTGTGGTTTGTCAGTTTGTGACCGGCCAATTCAAGGAATCCGGGCCGTCCGCCGCGGAGATCTTCTACAGCCCGGAGGTGGACGTTCACGGCCAGCACGTGCTCCTGGTGGAAGGGGTGATCCAGTCGGGTCATACCAGTGACTTTCTCATGCGCAACCTCGCGGCCCGCGGCGCCAGCAGCGTGAAGCTGGCTGTCCTGTTGGACAAGCAGGCCGCCCGCCGGATTTCCCTGCAGCCTGATTACTTTGGTTTTCTTATGAATGAGAGTTTTGTCGTAGGCTATGGGCTGGGTGCACCTGAAGTGGGCAGGAATCTGCCTTACATAGCGGCCAGGCCGGCAGGCTCCCCGTAAGCAAGACGGCTAGATTGGTTTGAGTCGGCGGGCCGGGCGCAAACGGGTATAGAATTGTAAATACGCGAGCTTTTGGAACGTAGACCGCGCCTCGAGCATCTAAAGAGAAGCCGGGCCTGTCCTAAACCTGGAAGAATCGCGGCTTTAGCGACGGACAATTTTTTCGCATCCCGGACGTCTTTATATCAAGTATGGACGGCGTGGCTCTTGATCGCGATCAGGACCAGGGAAATTCAGGAGTATTGAGTGAACTCGACATTCAAAACGGTGATCTTGTGGGTGGTGCTGCTGGTGGTGGCCTTCTTCCTGTGGAGGGTGATCCAGAGCGGCACATCCGGCGCCAAAGAAGCGGACATCTCCTATTCGGAATTCACGGCAGCGCTCAACCAGAACAACGTGAAAAAGGTGGAGATTGACGGCAATGTGGCGCGCGGCGAATACAACAACGCGGTTGACGGCAAGACCAATTTCCGCGCCACCGTACCCGCCAGCAACCCTGAGCTGCTAAAGGCCCTGGACAAGATCAGCAATGACAAGACCGGCAGAGTGACTTTCAAAGACGGCCAGGGATCCAACTGGCCCATGATGCTGATTCAATTCTCTCCGCTGCTGCTGATCGGCGTGCTGTGGTTCATCATGATCCGCCAGATGCAGACCGGCGGCAACAAGGCCCTGAGTTTCGGCAAGAGCCGCGCCCGCTTGCTCTCCATGCAGCAGAAGAAGATCACGTTCAAAGACGTGGCCGGCGT from Terriglobia bacterium harbors:
- a CDS encoding amidohydrolase family protein; this translates as MKNAFVFAMVCALASFAAGQEKKNVQVPAVTRVVRCGALIQPDGAQVQHNVLITIQGERIKEVKEGGVASAGVPVIDLSDHTCLPGMIDAHTHTLLQGDITAEDYDVQLLKQTSAYRAILGTRSVKRALEYGFTTIRDLETEGAGYADVDLKKAINNGVIPGPRMKVVTRAMDVTGAYPLLGYSPEVPVPHGVQVVDGPDNARKAVREQISYGADWIKIYSDRSYFLRPDGVLDDIPTFTMDELRAIVDETHRQRHKVASHAMALNGVHNSVEAGVDSIEHGNYIADADLKTMAQKGIYYVPTIYVGEYVAQGRADAGAKVWLEMIKVHADTFTRALHAGVKIAFGTDVGGFDWGINPAVEFPYMVKYGMTPAQAIRSATMTAAELLDMQNDVGSIAPGKFADLVAVKGDPLADITLLQKVDFVMKGGEVYKSFMH
- a CDS encoding outer membrane beta-barrel protein — protein: MSTFLLALCASSLAQKNELAFSAGGKITPSVGATTNQTTFSKTFAFEANYATELADVSAAALHLEFPLVATPSTDLTTSNLTAVKSYSSIFFTPALRLKIASKSVFSPWISAGGGLVHFNPSSTTVGGATTTVKGSTKSAVQGGAGADFHPPLLPVAFRVEVRDFYTGVPNLNTIGIKVRHNLFAGGGVVLRF
- a CDS encoding lactonase family protein, with translation MKTKALILFLLLVMAAVAVVGCGGSSGPAKIGLLYMVGQGSNNIIGLNMLGDGELSALPLSNFATNPRPVAMVLHPTKDFIYVANLTSNTVSGFNLDRTTGVLTPVGTAVAPSPVGTAPIGVGIDSTGQFLFVLNQGSATVAASISVFSIDPARGLLTQIAGSPFPTLANPQFLVVSPTSPALYVANGTLSTVSGFTIGAGGALTSIGAPVSAGAGANVMGIAMDPKGQFLFAVDAVNNKVVSFSVAANTGVLSPVGSPVATGTTPVAVTVDPSGQFLYASNRDSDNVSAYTIKAGVLTEDVGSPFSTKAAGITNSAQPGFLTVDFTNTFLFVSNVNARSVAVFTINGTDGTLTAITNSPFAEVVSPSWILTTK
- a CDS encoding energy transducer TonB; protein product: MKILCLLAIATALLSPWHLSALQQQSEAPKPQRLRVSLGVSEGLLTHRAEPEYPEGARAEHVAGDIVLRVIVDKQGKVVEVAPVSREGLPPDPAVTEDPRLRAAAIKAVKQWEYRPYLLNGEAVEVETRVVVRFKLVSSQLAPQPSETPLPSNEPGAAAPQVKRLRIAPGVLEGMILQKVEPKYPPMARVAHIQGDVRMLVTIDKEGNVHNLRLVSGHPILAQAAMDAVKEWKYKPFLLNGDPVEVEGAILVAFRM
- a CDS encoding AsmA family protein, whose protein sequence is MKRLLIIAGIVVGVLLLAALLVPLFVNVDTFRPQLEQTLSAGLNRPVHIGKLEASIFSGGAAANDISISDDPAFSKSPFLQASSVKIGLHLMPLIFSKKLEVTSVSVVKPEIVLLKNAAGKWNYSTVGSSKPSAQPTPTTSASMDISVEKFEIVDGKMRVGHAGGQAKESVYENVNLVAKSISLSSAMPFTFSANTPGGGALKLEGQAGPVNQSDASRTPLDAQIKLEHADLAATGFIDPSSGLGGILDFETKLKSDGRKLHSEGKAKAEKLKVVPGSSPAQGAVSLDYSSDFGLDSETGTLNANVHSGNSTANASGSLDAHGADTLAHLKIHGKDMAVNDLVGLLPAFGVVLPSGSSLKGGVLNMDFNAEGPLDRLVITGPLRITGTTLTGYNLSQKLGAIASFTGIKSSNETLIQTFSSGLRVAPEGIRSDNLLLDVPSIGTLTGDGTIGANKSLNFKMRLKVSTSAGGVMGAVGGLTSVASANGIPFTVSGDTTNPVFKPALGDELKGLKGNLLGGGAKGVKEQQQQVKDVFGGFLGKKKPDASPTPKK